In the Populus trichocarpa isolate Nisqually-1 chromosome 8, P.trichocarpa_v4.1, whole genome shotgun sequence genome, CAGGTAGTGGAAAGAATTGTTTGTCAAAAAACGAGACTGCTTTTGTTTGGGAGGAATAGAAATTTCATTCTTCACGATAACAGTGTTTTGGGATTCAAGAAGTTAGAATTGTAAAGGAAATATTAAtgatttggtattttgttttattacatTCTTACCTTCTTTTGTAAGAGAGCTGGggtttcattttccttttacttttatttattgttggatAATTCTAAATCAGATGTCATAATTAAATCCAACACCAATTGAGGGGAATGGAGGGATTTTAGATAGGAGACTGTTCAATGCTTAGGCTTCTTGCAACGCTACTGAAAGACTTCCAGCTGAAAGCCGTCGATCATAACATTCGTGATTATGATGGAGTCACTTTTGATGGCATGACATTGATGAACaggtaaaaaaattcattaaatacgCTGTAGCAGCCATTAGCTATAGATTAACAAGAATATTACTTGTATTGATGAAGAACTTGACCTGAAAATACTTTGAATTGGTTTACGTAAATCTAGGCTTGTAGACGGGTTCTAAGGCAGGCAGCGGGAAACAAGTTTGATGACCAGAAAAGTCGATGCCTACCCATCAGACGCCATGAAGaacacttttttattattatttaattaattaaccttcattttcctttttattgttttgtcttTTCTCCCTTGATTCGTTATCTTTATACATTATTTTGCTATACGATTCTCACGTTCTTTCCTTGAATCAGCTATTAATCTGAAccttatctttaaatttattaaaaaaaaataccttatctttaaagtgatttatttattcaccAAGTATAATTCCAATTTTCATTCAACTCAACTGCTCTCGGTTGCCAATGATCTCACCGCAACAAAAATGTATAATTATTGCCGATGAGAAATTATTAATGGTGTCATGATCCATGTTTAACCGCAATGAGatgaatttaattatcaatttgTATGGAAATGTAGGAGTCATGAAAGTGTTTGTTTTCCcagttaaaaaatgtttttgataattcttgaatttttttaatttggagttaattttttatatatttttagattgttttgatatgttgatatcaaaaataaattttaaaaaataaaaaaatattattttaatatatttctaataaaaataactttgaaaatactataatttcaaacataaCACTCTAAACTACAGTACTCTTGGATGAATATCAAATGCCCTGTAAAGCATCCAGTCATGGTAGATCATGACTGGAAATTAAGCATGCAGCCATCCATCTGCCCATCAACATTCATAAAGCGTTTTGATCAGGGTAACTATGCAAATAAAcagaaattttcatttttctattcgtcacaatttccttttttatattatcttgaaaagaaaagtgcaatcctttttattttttattttttataacgatgtaaattagataaaatctaAATAGATACATAATAAGTTTATAAATACATAATTGTCTGTCGAGTCTATcagaaaatttcttttattttttgtttttttatctttgaatgAGAGGTTAAACCAAAGTCACATTCAAATCTCAatataacaatattttaatattgtgtttaatatgctgttaagaatttaaaagaaaattgaaggacGAAGTCTTacttgtttcaaaaaaaaaaaaaaaaaaaaaaccttatcaaATTTTTACTCCCTATCCTCACTTTTGGGGTCAGGTGTTACCCtctagaattattttttccttctattttttgtGTGCTAGGTGAGGGGAAAGAACGTGAATAATTTCCCCCTCCTCTACCATAATCATTAAAGTAAATTGAGCCCAGCACGTGTTATTTTCATAGTTGAAAGAACACAAAATaatcatcaatttaataaattttataataaaagatatttaaaaaatattttacaaaacacTTTAATGTAATAATTATCAATGTAAGATATATAGAGTCAGCTTACGtgcatcaaattaaatttttacatcTCAAACAAGACtcgtaaaataatatttacaacttGCTAACCATCAATATTAGTTAATGGAGAAAGTCGAACTAGAaaccatattaaaaacatatctcTTAGTCATGCTGAGGAATTTCTCTTGTAATAGCATagattattttagtatattacaGCCACCACTTGATATAAGTCTATCTGGGGCCTTCAACTATAATTCAATCTGGCAAAATAATTAGAACAATAAAACTAGTTATCATCatttagaaaagaagaaaaataagaacaatGAAATGATTTGACCGAAGTCAACCAATAGTCTGTCATTTTTAAATCTTCACCCCGTCTTTGTTAGCAACTATATATTTGTCCATAATGTAAATGCAGTCAAAACGAGGTTCAAACAAAAACCCTTGAAGGAATCGTATTGAATCCTAGCTCAAAGCCCAGATAGAGAAACAAAGAGATGGCTGTTGGAATATTGGAAGTGCAGCTGGTGAATGCAAAAGGCCTCAGAGACACTGATTTCTTTGGTACAACATGTTTTTGCATTTCTATACGTATTTATTTCAGTGTCCAAAGTTATGTCTATGATCATgttttcctctccttttttgATCTTGTCGTCACCTTTTCCTTGGTACTTGCTGTTCTGATAACTTAAATGCGTGTCATGATTGATTTCTTCTGATTTTATTTCGTTCATCATcctattttcttggttttccgCCTTTTTTggctcatttctttttattgaattgcCATTTCCGTGTCTAGTTTCAACCCCAGTTCAGATACAGATTGTtgtgtaattttattaaatgggTTGCAAGCCTGTAATCTGGTAGACGATAGTAGTGAAATAATGAACAATTGCCATTCATGGCCGTCGATCATGAACAGTTTACATATAACATATGTATTCCTTAAATAATGTGATAATAGACATGACATGCCTTTGGTGGACTTGCAGAGGCTGTAACAGGGGATGAATCCTCTCATTTAACAAAATGGAGGAAGATTTTATATGAACCAGGTCATTGAATTGGTTCGGTAGAGAATTGGCCTCAAACCATGACAATCCTACAAATGAAAAACTTCAGGGGTGCTTTATCAAGTACTACTGTGCAATATATGCTGTGTGAGTTCTCAACGGAAATGACAAAGggtttgagatctgcacagcaggtctcgagttcgagtcaggacgtGCACTTCTTGTAAAAGACTGGGACAGTCGGGGTTTTATTCGTTCACCTGGACCTACAAAGTACGCTTTTCAGGGAATGAGGTTTCCTcatatccaaaatatatatatatatatgctgtgTGGGCATATTTTTAGTTGACACACTAGGATGAGAAAGTGTCTTCAAGCAAAATGAAGAAGAGGAATCTGAACAGAGTTACAATTTCTATTCACAGATAAAtccaataatatttaatgaattgCTGTATTGTTAGGCATACTTATGTTAAATTTActtctccattttctttttcatgaagGATCTATGTGAAGGATTTGTTGACATCAGGAGTGCAAAATGGAACTGCCGAACTACATCCCTGCAAGTACAGAGTGGTTGATGCTAGTCAATCATATGTTGGAGAGATTCAAGTTGGTGTCACTTTTACTCTCaaggtatatattttttatgcttgtaTGATAAGAGTGTGgtgttttctttcttggtttCTCACTTCTCTGAATTAGCAGGGAACtgaaatgattttgtttcatCGAATGCTAGCATCGGTGATTTTGTCCTCGACTGAAAAACTTTCTAGAATCCTACAGTACTGGTTTCTTGTAGCTAACAGATGGTGTTCTCGTGAAAAGAGGGGAAATGATACTACTTTTGATGTTATAAGCACCATAGAAGTTTAGCTACCCCAAGTGATGCCTGAAGCACCGATCAATGAGCATTGTTGGCAATAACTCGGAACAAACTAAAGTCAAAGCACTGATAAAGTCTGAATAAAAGAAGTAAATGcaattttactttctataatCCATCTTGGTTGGTTAATATTGTGGGTTTTTGTTGCATTCTGTAGGAGGAACAAATTTATGACGGGGAAGAGTACGGCGGATGGAATGAAAGCAGTTTTTAAGTCTCTTGCTGTTTTGTTTGAGATGAACTTCCAATGCTAGCAGTAGCTTTTGTggtttgaaatttttgaaaggCTATGCTACTTCCTATGATCTTGTTCTTATGTTAGCAGATGAGGGTCTAGCTCAAGGCTGCATGGCATTATAGTGTTTGTTTAAaagtttccattttcttttctttttaagattgTTGTCGTTGTTAATCTCTTCTgctaccaaatttttttaagggaTCGCTTATTTAAATACGGTCACATGAACAAGAGACCAAAATAACCAATTGGATGATTTAGCAAGAATCAATAATATTTCACATCATGGATTGATGAAAATCTGCAAGTGACCATTAGAGAAGGCCAAGATTCTGAAGaaactttcattttttctttagaaTGGTTCCTGTTGCCGCattatttaatgaataattttgGTAAATAAGCATTAAGCAAATATGATACGGTAAActtgctttctctctctccttttgaGCTCTACTTCTGCCCTCAGGATGGGGGCATTGAAATTGTGGAAATAATatctatttaataatatatatagagTATGACCAACAAATTCAACGTAGCCGTCTTAGCTCAGCTGGTAGAGCGCATGGCTTTTAACCATGTGGTCGTGGGTTCGATTCCCACAGACGGCGATTTTGTTGTTCGTTGACTTTTGCGTCAGGTCAATTTACggacccttttctttttcacggTAATAATTGGagccgagttttttttttcccctcgtGAATTGAAGTATGGCAATCGTAGGTTGGTGTTGCTTATTCACTgagatgaaataaaatacttatCTGTCATTGTTAATAAAGTCGTTCTCTATATTATCTCTCTCTTTACAATTAgttatattgttaaaaaatattactcttTAAAAAGAATTGGCTGAAAAAGAAGATGAGTGGCAATGCATGGACAAGCTTAATCAGGCTCTGATTCTTAAAGAGCGGATGAGTAATGTTGAGATACAGAGTGCTCGGAAAGAATTAATAGATGTGAGAATTTCAGCGCTTCTGCTTTCCTTTTACCTTGTTAACCAGCAATGGGAATTCTTATCAAGTGGTGTTCTCTAGGGTAATTCTTATCAAAATGATTGGCGGGGTGATGATTTTGCTTTTGAAACATAAGAAATTCTGGATACAAATTATTGGGATCAAAAGAATGGGAGAGGCTCATACAGGACCTTTTGAAGATGCATGCCTGCCTGCATGGTTTCTCTGAAGATTATGAGGAGAAATCGACGCGGATATGCTCTTTGTTGCAACATGACGTTACCAATCCAATGTGGCATCCCTTCAAGAAAGAGTTCGTTGACGGGAAATTCAAGTACTTTCTGATCCTTATTTTCATTTATGAATTGTTTTCCCCTTGTCAGTCTTGTTAGGAAATTCTTGTTATTAGAGACTCAGTGTTGATGCTCCCAAAGTTTTATTGTAAAGTGATTTAACGCCATTGATTTAGTCTAAAGTATAGACAGCATTGTAGATGTTGCATGAGGGAATACGCACCCCAAAATGCTAGATGTGTAGAAATGAATTCGCCTCTTTTATCTACTTGCTGCGATGCTGGGAGAATCATACTTAAACTATCAAGTAGTTAGCAGCATGTTAATTCGAGGCTCTTTGTGGAAAGTAATTGATCCTTAATGCTCCTCTGACAgtgatttattttaatcctGCCCAATAGCTGAGCTATAATTGTTTGAAACTGCAGGAAGTAGTAGACGAAGATGACAGAAAGTTGAAGGAGTCGTGAAATACGTGGGCCGAGGCGGCTTACAACGCTGTAGCTGATGCACTAATGGAGTTGAACGATTGCAATCCTAGTGCGAGGTATGTTATTCCTGAactttggagcttaaatgatgGCAGAAAAGCCAGTTTGCAAGAGGCAATCAAGTGCATTATTATAGAGTTGAAGACTTGCAAATCTCTTGAACGGAAAAGGTAACGGAGCCACTGTTAGCATCCAGACTCGCTGGGTCAATAATTCTCAATCGAGTCAGTTCTGTAGAGCATATGCCATTACATGAACTTCATGTTTAGCTAAGCTCCTCTGAGGTAATATACTGGAACCAAGCTTGCGTAAATATGAAAGGGagggaaaccaaaaaaattaaagaaagcgTAGTTTAGGAAACTTTTTTGCTACATTAACTGAATATACGCATCTGTATTGAATCAAAGCGGCTATTAACTGAATATACGCATCTGTATTGAATCAAAGCGGCTATTAACTGAATGTGCTTAGGACTCCACTCCCTTCTTGATTCTCTTCTTGCTCGTCCTCCACTAGTGTCCTTAGAGCAACAGTTCAAAAGGTGCATAGTTGCAACgcccagaaaataaaaaaaaaaataaaaaattaaaggaagcTCAAAAGCAGAACAGAACAGAGCATCATAATCATGTAGACGCCAAGGGAGATGATGAATGAAGTTGAtgagccttttgtttttgtgtttttaaagtttttttttaagaattaaattatttttaaaattaattttttatgttgtcaAATAGTTTCGATGTactgatatttaaaataaattttaaaaataaaaaaatattatttaaatatattttcaagtaaaaaaactttaaaaaacaacaactatcgTAATATCAATCGGACTTTAAATATGTAAGCTTTAAAATCTAAACAAGTTAAAAAGGGATTAGAATCAAACATAGAAGCCGTAACCATGATTTCAAATGAAGATAGTTGGGTAGTGTTTGAAACTATTTATTTACTATAATTAAATCCAATTATAATGTTTGATTTAAAACAAGTTGAATTTAGATGTTTGGATGAGataatattcaatttattttatttttttatattattctcgtaatcttcatcttattttttcaaatatttttgagaaacgggtaaataagtattttttaaaaaatagttttattattacATTTCTTATCTTTGGAATGGTAAGTCGGAAGGCTTggcctctaatttatttttgtaatatttttaaaaattaaattctatttcaaatttaattcttaacggtcaaaaaaattcaaaacataaaattttattacaacctctaaattgaaaataatttataagaatattaCATCTTACTATGAGAATAGTTTTCTTAATAGTTGGTCGTCACAAATTTGTTACCCTCACCAGTTCCCAATCACCACTCACCAGTGATACAAATAGAAGAAGTGttgtaaccatctaggtggtggcccagtggtaaaagcttgggactaagaggtttgcttcctctgtggtctcaagttcgagccatgtggttgctcatatgatggccactggaggcttatatggtcgttaacttcaaggcccgtgggataagtcgagatgcgcgcaagctggcccggacacacacattaaactaaaaaaatatatatatatagaagaagtGCTGCCATTATTTTATAATCCTCGAGAGGAGAAAATTAAGAGATTGGAGAAGATAATGGCTCAAAGTGATCTGATACTAATAAGGAGAAACAAGGTGATAGACACAAGCAATATACAAAACACAAGCAACATGGTTTGCACGACCAAATCTGATGCTAAAGCATATCTATTTTCTAGTTCACTGCACTGCCAATCAACATGATTATCCTCTTAGCACCACATGATGAGATCCACACAGAGATCTGAACAAGAGATTGATTATCTATCTCGGTTATGATCTTCCCATTTTCAATTCTCACATTCTTTTTATGGATTAACTATGATTGACGGAGCAGAATCCAACAAGTGCTTTCACTTCAATCAAGAACTTGCCAATAACTTCAACATTAAACTCATAAAGGGACTCATTAACCCCTCACAATTCACAAATCTAAATGAACTGAGGCATtgggtttgaaaaattattagctACATCAATTTCTCACTAACTTAACTTGAAAAGTGggattcattaaaataataataataataattggatGGTATGGCTGAAGAGAAACAATATACGATGATGAATTAAACTAATCAAGTATTTGAAagtataataacaattattttttatagtattttttatttaaaaatatattaaatatttttttattaaaaaaataaattttaatccacCTCTATTCTATTTTTACCAGGGTAAAAAACGGGGGCTAATAATCTCTGGGAGGATGCGGGACGTACTCGCTACAAAGTTGTACGTTTGCCACCTGCTCGGGCCATAAGGCCCCAAATATCTGGGCTAAACTATATAGTCGGGCTCCTCCTCCTAGAGTCTGTAATTGTGCCATAAGCCCAGATCACTCAGCTATAAATTTAAACAGTGGGCTTGAAGCTTTTAGATTCTGTGAAACCCTAGGGACCGGACTTGCAGCTATAAGAAACTGAATTGCCATTTGCTTCTCCCATCTTCTGTTTCCAGCCGCCACCATAGACAGTAGACACTGCAACAAAACCCTAGGGTTTAGATATTGTTCTTGATTCCTTGCCGTTATTGTTGTATTAATTGTATATAAGCATATATGGGTTATGATTATAAAGAGAGAGGGCTTAAGTGGGATCTTCAACAAAACCCATTTGGATTTGGAGGTTAAAAATGATGGAAAGAAAGGCAggcacaaaagaagaagaagccgcCACTCAGAGAGTAAGGCTTTGGTTTCTCTTCAGTTtgtccctcttttctcttttttcaaccATTCACTCCTTTTGGGTTTTTCCACAATGACAGGCCTTTTAAATTTACACTTGATATGAGCCCACATGTCAAATTCATGagatattgagtttttttattgacttagtttttttataaacattttgatttgcatctgttgtttttgttatggGAAAACAATTTTCTGGTTTAGTTTTCTCATTTAACAACTGTGCGATATAGAAAGCCTGATTactttacttgtttttcaataGCAGAAAAATTTGTGTTTGGAAAATGGTGAGGTAATTAGGCAGCGGCCAGACAACCGTAGGGATGGTATCCACAGATGGCGGGTATTTTATCCCGCTTTGTCTACTGATTCCATCTCACATTTCTTACATTggatgatttaaatatttttacaattattatttgttGGGAGCCCATGAATCGGTGGAAGTtcatatatcaattaaattcatgaaaaaagtGGATGAAATACCAGTTTTGTTTATAGGGTTTGTCGGTTTTTTAGGGTGTAATAGTGTTTTGCATCACATTTACTAGGATCTATGATAAAACAAAAGTTAATTTATCTCTCTAAAGCTATTTTTTGCTTCTATTTGACCATTTCAATCTTGATGGTATACCATATGCGCACTGAATTCAGTGCGTAGAATGGGTGTCCTGGCTTCTATGGAAATAGGATGACCGACACAACTTGATTTTGGAAGTCCTTTAGTGTGCTGAATTTCATGCATATAGAATTACTCGCATCAAACAAATGATCAAGTCATTGACCTTTTTTCTCGAAGTGCCCTTCTAGATAATTTCTCTCAGTGCATTGAGAGAATTTGGTGAGAAAGTTAAAGAGAAGCTATTTGTGCTCTAgtatattttactaattttgatTAGTTACCGCATGCCCTAgcttttttgtgaaaaaattgatgttgttttctgtttctttctgCTGCTCCTTTGTGTCATGCAGCGCATGGTGCGTTGTGCAATATCTTGTATTAAGTGTTAATTATGCCCATTTTCCATGGAATTGAATCAATGTGTTTGCACACCTGCCTCGTCCTATCTCCAGTTTTACTCGAATACAATCTATGCTTGAAGTTATGCTGAAAGAAAGATCACCACAAGTGATGCATTTCCTGTTtttgttaacattttttttggcATGCGATGCTTTTTGTCAAATATAACaagatttaattttgaatgtgATCTATTGATGCAATTCGTGTACTAAAATTACATCTAATGCAAGATTGCCTGTCTCGCCCCAAAATTAGCTACATGAATATAGTAGAAAACTTTTTCCTCAATTGGGACATTGGTCTTTGTGACCATAGATTTCATTGCATGCATGGTTTTGACTTTTGAGCCTCTGAACcattatgtttctttttccGTGCACCATTTGGTTAATAAATTCTTGATGATTGGTGAAAACTAGAGTTACACTTGAGAAAACTTGAGATCGCTTTCCTCCTGGTGTATCATGAAAGGATTAATAATTTGAGGCTTGGGACAGTGATGTGAACACTAGAATAAACTTTGATCAAGAGTGTAAATGTCTGGAGGCGTTGCTTGCCAGCGACTGGATGTTTATTTGGGATGTAAAGGAAGTAGCTGTTACATGAAAATTCACGGAAAAAAAATGCTTCAGAGCTTCATGAATGCCCTTACCCGCACGTGTATGACTTTTCTGTACAAGAGGAAACTGCTAGCCTGTAAGATCTCAGCAGGTTCATTGAAACGTCCTTGTTGTAAACTATGGCTTGtcatttgtgtttattttttaagaagaaaaaatattattttaatatatttttaagtaaaaattaccgtaaaattatatattctcaaacaccTTGCCTGCAAAGCTACTCTTTTCTTAAGTCTTACTTTGTAATCCTGAGGCATAGCTTGTCAATAACAATAATctcaaattttatgattttagtacTGAGTTCGGTTGGTTGGGAAATTGCGGTTTgttatgttatatttttgttCCGCGCTAGGGACTTCCCTAGTGGGAATGCATGATGCTTGCCCGCCATTTTGATCAATGGAGTCCCAGAAATTTACATGAATAAACAAGCTACATCATAGTGCCAGTCTTGCTACGGGATAAGCTAAGGCGTTGGTTTATGGATACGCTTGACAAGCTGCttccaatcaaattaaaataatattaaaatgattccaTATGGAATTATGGTagtatttaaaatgttttttatttaaaaatatatttattttaattttttaaaattatttttaatattaatgtattaaatcgatctgaaaacataaaataaataataaattttaataaaataaataaaaatttaaaagaacacaATAGGGAGATTATGAGCTTGCAGTTGTACTTTAGATTATTTTGTATAACGAGTCCAAAAGGGAATCTACGCAAAACTctaaaacccaagaaaaaaactcCATCGGCTAGAATTTCATCGAAAAATAAATAGCTGTGGGCTAAATTGCTTGGGCCGGCTTATCTGATGATGAGGGGGCTGGGGTTAAGGTTTGAGTGCTAGCAAGAAGAACGAGGAGATTGAACAAAGCTTCGGGCAAATCTTGATCCAATTAACAACACATCAAATCCCTGTCTTCACTTTGTCCCCCTTTCTTCTTAATGGTTTCTGTTTTACTTTCTAGTTTTGATGTGAACACAGACAACAATGGTGAATCCAGTTAAGATATTATCCAGAATCTTTGACTTGTTTGTCACCCATCACCGGCCGAAGGAAAGAAATCATATCAATGTTCATCATTCTGACAGATTCTTAGAGTCTAGAGGCAGCTATCACCGCCCCTCTAGTCTTTGCATCTGTCTCCGAATCCAATCCTTTTGTTTATCCTTTCTATGGTTTCAAAGAGGAAAAGTTTATCCTCTCATcccaaaaaaaatgcaaaaaagaaaaattgatgtttaatatttttaaaacaccaaATTACCTTATCTTTCGACCTTTTAAGTGATTGCCACCATATTTTATCTGCTCTTgcaggaatttattttttttattagcaccTGGTTTTTGGCTAAGTCCCGACTAATTATGGAGACGCACATGCTCTTGATAAAGAGTTTTCTGCAAGTACATTACAGTTGACTCGTCAGTTTTTTCCAAGTAGCCTCCTGGAGTTGCATGATAAAAGTTTAACTTTCTTTAACAGAAACGCAGTCATGTCCcagcttttcttttctaatattctatttgtttttatattttaaaaatattttttaaaattaaaattatattaaaaaacaattactattatattttcaatcacTTTTAAACCAACTTTGCGGAAGTTTCTCGAAAAAAGAGTGCATCAACTCAAAACAGACAATCTGATAAAAATTTGAACCATACAT is a window encoding:
- the LOC7467551 gene encoding 16 kDa phloem protein 1, producing MAVGILEVQLVNAKGLRDTDFFEAVTGDESSHLTKWRKILYEPVLNGNDKGFEICTAGLEFESGRALLVKDWDSRGFIRSPGPTKYAFQGMRIYVKDLLTSGVQNGTAELHPCKYRVVDASQSYVGEIQVGVTFTLKEEQIYDGEEYGGWNESSF